Proteins encoded in a region of the Phenylobacterium glaciei genome:
- a CDS encoding helix-turn-helix domain-containing protein → MTRAADVDTYVGQKIRSRRKTMGLSQAALADAIGISYQQLQKYERGVNRVSAPMLVAIAEKLACRGADFLPDTAAPSSTDLGPALALAAFPNGLEIARAYLAMDPSRRQSFLGVVRALTAELGPSETLAAAQ, encoded by the coding sequence ATGACGCGCGCCGCCGATGTCGACACCTATGTTGGCCAGAAGATTCGTTCGCGCCGCAAGACCATGGGGCTGAGCCAGGCCGCCTTGGCCGACGCCATCGGCATCAGCTATCAGCAGCTCCAGAAATACGAGCGCGGGGTCAACCGGGTATCGGCGCCCATGCTGGTGGCCATCGCCGAGAAGCTGGCCTGCCGCGGCGCCGACTTCCTGCCCGACACCGCCGCGCCCTCCTCCACCGACCTTGGTCCCGCCCTGGCTCTGGCCGCCTTCCCGAACGGATTGGAGATCGCCCGCGCCTACCTGGCCATGGACCCCTCGCGCCGACAGAGCTTCCTCGGCGTGGTCCGCGCCCTGACCGCCGAACTCGGCCCGTCCGAGACGCTCGCCGCCGCGCAGTAG